TCCATCAATTGCTTTTTGAGCTGAGTCATAACGATACCCCAGTGACAGCACGATTGTTTTCTTTAGCAATCGCTTGCACATAGCCCAGTAACTGAAGTTGGAATCATGGATGCTGCGTCCTATGAACGAATTTCTCTCTTCATAGTAAAATGTTGCTGAGGAGTATTTGTTTTCGAATGGTTCATGCCATACGCCAATACCATTCATATCTATAATTTTGATGCCATTTTCTATTGCTCTTAACGAATACTCGACATCATCCCACTTTAGAAATACAGGAATCGGTAAGCCTAGGTGTTTAAATGTCGAAGTTGGAGCAGAAAAGAACCACCAACCAGCATATTGCTTTGCCACTTCTTGGTCATTTTCAAGCAGACCATTAAGGTGGTTCAAGTCAAGTTGGCTTTTTATAGGGATAAAATGTGCGTCGCTATTAAGTATGGCACCATTTTCATATTGGATGTTGTGCTGATCAAGTCGTAGCATACTTCCACTAACCGCTACAGAGCTGTCATGGCAATATGAGTAGAATGTTTGCAGTCGAAGCAGTGTTGTTGGTTCTATCGTTGTATCATCATCGCTCAAAACGATATGACTGTATTTGTTTGATTCACGCGTGGCCTCAATTAACCCTCTTGCAAACCCGCCTGACCCACCATAGTTTTTATTCGTAAATAATTTTACAGAAGAGTTATCGGGGGCGGTGAGAGTGCAGCCGTTATCTATCACCAAAAGGTCGATGACAGTGCTAGGGTCAATTTTTTTCTTAAGCTCATCAAAAAGCTTGATGTTTCTATATACGAAGCTCTCCCTTTTATAGGTCGGCATAACAATAGCCAGAGAGCAATTTTGGCGGGGAGCATTCTCGGTTAAGAGGGCAATATCATAGATTTTTGCTGCGTCAAGACTGGTTTCTATTTTAATGAATGCCAAGCCTGCTTTAGGTGCTGAAGTTAAATCAATATCGATAACTACTTCTGAGCAATCTTCTAGCTGAATAGATCTTCTTGCTAGAACGACATTTCCCGATTCTTTGGATGCGGCGATTACTTCACATGTAAAGGTCCCAGCACCCCTAATTTTTGCCTTGAGCGAGGTAAGATCGCAATACTTGAGCCATTTCCCAAGGCTAAAAGAATTAAAGTATGTGTCAAATGATAGAGTTGAAAATGGGCCGATATGCCACGCAGATTCGGGCTCGGAGTATCTGATGGCACCAGAATAGTGCTGGTAAAGCGAGTCCAGTGTTGTGGCTTTTCTATTAGGAGGGATAATTGAGTGTATAGTGTTCATTGTTCTATTCAATCTAATTTTAGCGTGTAACCAAAGATCTATTTTTCTGTTTGTGGTGATTCTTTTAGGAAGGCCGCTGCTTGGTCTAGTGCTTCTCTAATAGTGACATCCATATCCAGGTATCGGTAAGTCCCCAGTCTCCCAACAAAAGTTACACCTTCAATTTTTTGCGCCTCTTTTTCATAGGTCTCCAGCATTTCAACCTCCCCAGCAAGGCGAATAGGATAGTAAGGAGTATCACCTTCTTCACAAAGCCTGGAGTATTCATGGTAAATCACGGTCTTTTCATGTTCTTCCCAGGGCGCGAAATGCTTGTGCTCAGTGATTCGGGTATAAGGTACCTTTTCTTCTGTATAGTTAATTACAGCATTTCCCTGGGCATCCCCATCTTGAGTGCTTCGTTCGAAATCTAGGGTTCTGTAGCCAAGCCGGCCATGCTCATAATTAAAGAAGGCGTCAAGGGGGCCAGACCAAAAGGTATGCTTGTAATTCTTTCTTTCGTCAGGGTTGAAAGGGCTGCTTAAGTGGAGGGTAATGTTTTCATGTTTTAAGATCTTGGATACGATCTCGGTATAACCATGCTTAGGCATTCC
This DNA window, taken from Microbulbifer sp. VAAF005, encodes the following:
- a CDS encoding glycosyltransferase, with product MNTIHSIIPPNRKATTLDSLYQHYSGAIRYSEPESAWHIGPFSTLSFDTYFNSFSLGKWLKYCDLTSLKAKIRGAGTFTCEVIAASKESGNVVLARRSIQLEDCSEVVIDIDLTSAPKAGLAFIKIETSLDAAKIYDIALLTENAPRQNCSLAIVMPTYKRESFVYRNIKLFDELKKKIDPSTVIDLLVIDNGCTLTAPDNSSVKLFTNKNYGGSGGFARGLIEATRESNKYSHIVLSDDDTTIEPTTLLRLQTFYSYCHDSSVAVSGSMLRLDQHNIQYENGAILNSDAHFIPIKSQLDLNHLNGLLENDQEVAKQYAGWWFFSAPTSTFKHLGLPIPVFLKWDDVEYSLRAIENGIKIIDMNGIGVWHEPFENKYSSATFYYEERNSFIGRSIHDSNFSYWAMCKRLLKKTIVLSLGYRYDSAQKAIDGTKAALNGFSKLHDTLPDELHGALLRSQEDVAKSIAPSKIPQFRFDDFKVRLKHKILSKLTLNGHILPSFLIFPDKNIADPGIRYMSTFDWNYIKCLRARRVQYIQPSTLSGFTATRNPTRFFKIVGQATMLTLTSYKLFKKAKVSYVENQRHMTSREFWEEFLDIKKDNFVTEPTPTTENH